In the genome of Deinococcus deserti VCD115, one region contains:
- the alaS gene encoding alanine--tRNA ligase: MTAPLTTSQIREKFLQFFESKGHLRLPSHSTIAPDPTTLFTVAGMQPFKDQFMGAPAVFDGVANKRVTTAQKCVRVPDIENVGRTRRHLTLFEMMGNFSFGDYFKRDAILWAWDFLTGPEWMGMDPDKMYVTIYKDDDEAFGYWTQEVGLDASHIHRFDADENFWPANAPLEGPNGPCGPCSEIYYDRGSNYGDDTWADYAQTRESARFLEVWNLVFPQYDRQDPAEDGTPVLKDLPFKNIDTGMGLERVASVVQDVPDFYSNDVFRPIVDKVAELSGKPYEGEISVSHRVVAEHMRSVCMILADGTALSNTGRGYTLRKILRRASRHAYLLGMREPALYQIAPVVAAGMGDAYPELRTEQGRVEAAIRAEEERFLKTLEGGIQRLGSLLSGMPQGGTLSGEEAFVLYDTYGFPLDLTKEIAEEYGISVDEARYAESLENAQNIARAGSKYGKSELFGGNQEALEGLSATEFVGFDHLEAEGQVLALVGAGERLSHLSAGSEATVVLSRTPFYGEGGGEVGDTGRLEWEGGAGMVRDTRKTPAGVFLHDVLVEQGELTEGVTVRGVVGPERQAIQRHHTATHLLHAALRAVLGSGVRQAGSLVAADRLRFDFSHGAALSAEELSRVETLVSRWISANFPVTWQEMPIAEAKAAGATALFGEKYGEKVRVVSVEGDVEYGGQPVSSKELCGGAHVRRTGDIGAFVLLSDENVAAGVRRIEALAGEAATSWVRERLNGTARVAALLNTSPDGLEARVTGLQAQLKAAEKEVAAVKRQLAQAQMGSSSGGGAQTRELGGFRVAALKLSGIEGNELRGAADKLLDQSGADLVVLASDKGLVVKASKDAVTRGAHAGQLVGKLAAAGGGKGGGRPDMAQAGITDPVAALNALDTAF, encoded by the coding sequence ATGACTGCTCCGCTCACCACGTCCCAAATCCGCGAGAAGTTCCTTCAGTTCTTCGAATCCAAGGGGCATCTGCGCCTGCCTTCGCATTCCACCATTGCTCCGGACCCGACCACGCTGTTCACGGTGGCCGGAATGCAGCCGTTTAAGGATCAGTTCATGGGGGCGCCAGCGGTCTTTGATGGTGTGGCCAACAAGCGGGTCACCACGGCACAGAAATGTGTGCGCGTGCCGGACATCGAGAACGTGGGCCGGACCCGCCGGCACCTGACTCTGTTCGAAATGATGGGCAACTTCTCGTTTGGTGACTATTTCAAACGGGACGCGATTCTGTGGGCCTGGGACTTTCTGACCGGCCCCGAGTGGATGGGCATGGACCCGGACAAGATGTACGTCACCATTTACAAGGATGACGACGAAGCATTCGGATACTGGACGCAGGAAGTGGGCCTGGACGCCAGCCATATTCACCGCTTTGATGCCGATGAAAACTTCTGGCCCGCCAACGCTCCGCTTGAAGGTCCCAACGGACCATGCGGGCCGTGCAGCGAAATCTACTATGACCGTGGTTCCAACTATGGAGACGACACCTGGGCCGACTACGCGCAGACCCGTGAAAGCGCCCGCTTTCTGGAGGTCTGGAATCTGGTCTTTCCACAGTACGACCGTCAGGATCCGGCCGAGGATGGCACGCCTGTCCTGAAAGATCTTCCGTTCAAGAACATCGACACGGGCATGGGTCTGGAGCGGGTGGCCAGCGTCGTGCAGGATGTACCCGACTTCTATAGCAATGACGTGTTCCGGCCTATCGTGGACAAGGTCGCCGAACTGTCCGGAAAGCCCTACGAAGGAGAGATCAGTGTGTCTCACCGCGTGGTGGCCGAGCACATGCGCAGCGTATGCATGATTCTGGCCGACGGCACAGCCCTGAGCAATACCGGCCGCGGCTACACCCTTCGTAAGATTCTGCGCCGCGCTTCCCGTCACGCTTACCTCCTCGGTATGCGTGAGCCCGCGCTGTATCAGATCGCGCCGGTGGTCGCTGCTGGTATGGGCGACGCTTACCCAGAGCTCCGAACTGAGCAGGGGCGGGTCGAAGCAGCCATCCGGGCTGAGGAGGAGCGTTTCCTGAAAACGCTGGAAGGCGGCATCCAGCGCCTGGGCAGTCTGCTCAGTGGTATGCCGCAGGGCGGCACCCTGAGCGGCGAGGAAGCCTTCGTTCTGTACGACACCTACGGCTTCCCACTGGACCTGACCAAAGAAATCGCTGAGGAGTACGGCATTTCAGTGGATGAGGCGCGGTATGCAGAGAGCCTGGAAAATGCCCAGAATATCGCCCGGGCAGGCAGCAAGTACGGGAAGTCCGAGCTGTTCGGCGGCAACCAGGAGGCGCTTGAGGGCCTGAGTGCCACCGAGTTTGTGGGCTTCGATCACCTGGAGGCCGAAGGTCAGGTTCTGGCGCTGGTGGGCGCTGGCGAGCGGCTGAGCCACCTGTCTGCTGGCAGTGAGGCCACTGTGGTGCTGTCCCGTACGCCGTTTTACGGTGAGGGCGGCGGCGAGGTTGGCGACACTGGCCGTCTGGAGTGGGAGGGCGGCGCCGGGATGGTACGTGACACCCGCAAGACACCGGCAGGGGTGTTCCTGCATGACGTTCTGGTGGAGCAGGGTGAACTGACAGAAGGCGTCACGGTCCGTGGTGTGGTGGGGCCTGAGCGGCAGGCCATCCAGCGTCACCACACCGCAACGCACCTGCTGCACGCGGCTCTGCGTGCCGTGCTGGGCTCTGGCGTCCGGCAGGCCGGCTCACTGGTGGCAGCCGACCGTCTGCGTTTCGACTTCTCGCACGGCGCAGCCCTGAGTGCTGAGGAACTGTCCCGGGTGGAGACCCTGGTCAGCCGCTGGATCAGCGCGAACTTCCCGGTGACCTGGCAGGAAATGCCGATTGCCGAGGCAAAAGCTGCGGGTGCCACCGCCTTGTTCGGTGAGAAATACGGCGAGAAGGTCCGGGTCGTGTCGGTTGAGGGCGATGTCGAATACGGCGGCCAGCCGGTGAGCAGCAAGGAACTGTGCGGCGGGGCCCATGTACGCCGGACGGGTGACATTGGCGCCTTTGTTCTGCTGAGCGACGAGAACGTGGCAGCTGGCGTGCGCCGCATTGAAGCTCTGGCCGGCGAAGCTGCCACGAGCTGGGTGCGCGAGCGCCTGAACGGAACAGCGCGGGTCGCCGCGCTGCTGAACACCTCGCCTGATGGCCTTGAGGCCCGCGTAACTGGGCTGCAGGCTCAGCTGAAGGCTGCCGAGAAGGAGGTGGCGGCGGTCAAACGTCAGCTGGCGCAGGCTCAGATGGGCAGCAGCAGTGGCGGCGGCGCACAGACCCGCGAACTGGGCGGCTTTCGGGTAGCGGCCCTGAAGCTCAGTGGTATTGAGGGCAATGAACTGCGCGGCGCCGCCGACAAACTGCTGGACCAGAGCGGAGCGGATCTGGTGGTGCTGGCCTCGGACAAGGGTCTGGTCGTGAAGGCCAGCAAGGACGCTGTAACGCGTGGCGCGCACGCCGGGCAGCTGGTCGGTAAGCTGGCGGCCGCCGGTGGAGGCAAGGGGGGCGGCCGGCCAGACATGGCTCAGGCTGGCATCACTGACCCGGTTGCTGCCCTGAACGCGCTGGATACGGCCTTCTAA
- a CDS encoding MmcQ/YjbR family DNA-binding protein: MQSVTELRAACAVLPQTQETFPFDASTLVFKAGGKMYALTDIHGDPLTVSLKVQPEYGQELRAAYPAIQPSYHLNKRHWVTLILDGSVPDPLVNELLTGSHALVIRGLTRSAREELGL; the protein is encoded by the coding sequence ATGCAATCAGTCACCGAGCTGCGAGCGGCGTGCGCGGTTCTGCCGCAGACGCAGGAAACCTTTCCCTTTGATGCATCCACGCTGGTGTTCAAGGCGGGTGGCAAGATGTACGCCCTGACCGATATTCACGGTGATCCGCTGACTGTGTCGCTGAAGGTGCAGCCTGAGTATGGCCAGGAACTCCGCGCCGCCTATCCAGCCATCCAGCCCAGTTATCACCTGAACAAACGCCACTGGGTCACCCTGATCCTCGATGGCTCAGTTCCCGATCCGCTGGTCAATGAGCTGCTGACAGGCAGCCACGCCCTGGTGATTCGGGGCCTGACCCGTTCTGCCCGTGAGGAGTTGGGGCTGTGA
- a CDS encoding metallophosphoesterase family protein, whose translation MRRVFLSLLFFWPLLSAAAPPVAETPVQLVILSDFNGAYGSLTYPPALTRAVQRTVQEWQPDAVLSAGDLVAGQKASLSDTTVRAMWASFERDVHGPLRRAGIPFSFTLGNHDASLTRDRREAARYWQAHPPVLNFVDRSSFPFQYSFTLGEGRVFVASIDASRSQLGTASQTWLAAQLDTPEARQAGVRLVLGHLPLAAVSQGKNRPGEILRDAPALRSVMAKGKVLAYIHGHHAAFYPGRLGPLNVLSSGGIGGRDYVGYPGTARSTVTLLNVHPSAGRATFQTFDADTGAQVLSRGLPARLSGLGGPLYRVDDFR comes from the coding sequence GTGCGCCGAGTGTTTCTGTCCCTGCTGTTCTTCTGGCCCCTTCTGAGTGCTGCTGCCCCACCTGTGGCTGAAACTCCGGTGCAGTTGGTCATCCTGAGTGATTTCAACGGCGCCTACGGCAGCCTGACCTATCCACCTGCCCTGACCCGTGCTGTGCAGCGGACGGTGCAGGAATGGCAGCCTGACGCCGTGCTGTCAGCCGGTGACCTGGTCGCAGGGCAGAAAGCCAGCCTGAGCGACACCACCGTCCGCGCCATGTGGGCCAGCTTCGAGCGCGACGTTCATGGTCCACTGCGGCGGGCTGGGATTCCGTTCAGTTTTACCCTGGGCAATCATGACGCCAGCCTGACGCGCGACCGACGGGAAGCGGCCCGGTACTGGCAGGCCCACCCACCGGTCCTGAATTTTGTTGACCGGTCCTCGTTTCCCTTTCAGTACAGCTTCACGCTGGGTGAGGGACGGGTCTTTGTGGCGTCCATTGATGCCAGTCGTTCTCAGCTGGGGACCGCGTCGCAGACCTGGCTGGCGGCACAGCTGGACACGCCAGAGGCGCGCCAGGCGGGTGTCAGGCTGGTGCTGGGTCACCTGCCGCTGGCCGCAGTCAGTCAGGGAAAGAACCGCCCGGGCGAGATCCTGCGTGACGCGCCGGCCCTACGGAGCGTGATGGCAAAGGGCAAGGTGCTGGCCTATATCCACGGACACCACGCGGCGTTTTACCCTGGACGGCTGGGGCCGCTGAATGTACTGTCCAGCGGCGGCATCGGCGGGCGCGATTACGTGGGATATCCCGGCACGGCCCGCAGCACGGTAACCCTGCTGAATGTGCATCCCTCAGCTGGGCGCGCGACCTTTCAGACATTTGACGCCGATACAGGTGCCCAGGTACTCAGCAGAGGTCTGCCTGCGCGTCTGAGTGGCCTGGGCGGGCCCCTTTACCGGGTGGACGATTTCCGCTGA
- a CDS encoding sulfurtransferase translates to MNYAKDVLVNTDWVAQNLGQEGIRLIEVDEDILLYDTGHIPGAVKLDWQTDLWHPVQRDFITAEEVSALLGRLGIKPTDQIILYGDKSNWWAAYAYWFLTYSGVQNLKLMNGGRQKWMAEGRDVTTDVPTYPATEYPALQRDESLRAYRDEVRAHLESVQAGQGALVDVRSPDEFSGKVTHMANYPQEGVLRGGHIPGARSIPWAKATNEDGTFKSAEELKALYEGEGVTADKDVIAYCRIAERSSHSWFVLRELLGYPKVRNYDGSWTEWGNAVGMPIEKTYSEA, encoded by the coding sequence ATGAACTACGCTAAAGACGTCCTTGTCAACACCGACTGGGTTGCCCAGAACCTCGGCCAGGAAGGCATCCGCCTTATCGAGGTCGACGAAGACATCCTGCTGTACGACACCGGCCATATTCCCGGCGCCGTCAAGCTCGACTGGCAGACCGACCTGTGGCACCCCGTGCAGCGCGACTTCATTACCGCTGAGGAAGTCAGCGCGCTGCTGGGTCGTCTGGGCATCAAGCCCACCGATCAGATCATCCTGTACGGCGACAAGAGCAACTGGTGGGCGGCCTACGCCTACTGGTTCCTGACCTACAGCGGTGTACAGAATCTCAAGCTGATGAACGGTGGCCGCCAGAAGTGGATGGCTGAAGGCCGTGACGTGACCACCGATGTGCCCACCTACCCCGCCACCGAGTACCCCGCCCTGCAGCGCGACGAAAGCCTGCGGGCCTACCGCGACGAGGTCAGGGCCCACCTGGAAAGCGTCCAGGCTGGCCAGGGCGCGCTGGTGGACGTGCGCAGCCCCGACGAGTTCTCGGGCAAGGTCACGCACATGGCCAACTACCCTCAGGAAGGCGTGCTGCGCGGGGGTCACATTCCCGGTGCGCGCTCCATTCCCTGGGCCAAAGCCACCAACGAAGACGGCACCTTCAAGTCCGCCGAGGAACTCAAGGCCCTGTACGAGGGTGAAGGCGTGACTGCGGACAAGGACGTCATCGCCTACTGCCGTATTGCCGAGCGCAGCTCACACAGCTGGTTCGTGCTGCGCGAGCTGCTGGGTTACCCCAAGGTGCGCAACTACGACGGCAGCTGGACCGAGTGGGGCAACGCCGTCGGCATGCCCATCGAGAAAACCTACAGCGAAGCCTGA
- a CDS encoding SufE family protein codes for MTQPDTTPLPEKLQSIVTMFRSAPKALRLQALLEYSRKLPALPEKYVEHPEFMQPVPECTSPFFLVTERDDQGGMNLFFKVPEEAPTVRGYAGILHEALSGEAPETILSVPDSFYLDMGLTELITPMRLRGMGAILKRLKSDVQEHAQA; via the coding sequence ATGACCCAGCCCGATACCACGCCCCTGCCCGAAAAGCTCCAGAGCATCGTGACGATGTTCCGCAGCGCCCCCAAGGCCCTGCGTCTTCAGGCCCTGCTGGAATACAGCCGCAAACTGCCGGCCCTGCCTGAAAAGTACGTGGAGCACCCTGAATTCATGCAGCCGGTGCCCGAGTGCACCAGCCCGTTTTTCCTGGTCACCGAACGTGACGATCAGGGAGGTATGAATCTGTTTTTCAAGGTGCCTGAAGAAGCTCCCACAGTGCGCGGCTATGCCGGCATCCTCCACGAGGCTCTCAGCGGTGAGGCCCCCGAAACCATCCTGAGTGTCCCTGATTCCTTCTACCTGGACATGGGACTGACCGAACTGATTACCCCCATGCGCCTGCGCGGCATGGGCGCCATTCTCAAGCGGCTCAAGAGCGACGTACAGGAACACGCCCAGGCCTGA
- the rdgB gene encoding RdgB/HAM1 family non-canonical purine NTP pyrophosphatase, with the protein MTEGVGLKGRQVVVATGNAGKVREIEQALAGLDWRLTGLGSVTLPEETGATYEENAALKACAAAVACGLPALADDSGLEVEALDGQPGVYSARFGNRPNDRERNLYLLEKLRGETNRRAKFVSVVILAYPDGHLETYRGEMTGQLLEGPRGENGFGYDPLFVPDGETRSLAEMTVEEKRAISHRGRALAALQAAHKDGLPPRQVSVID; encoded by the coding sequence ATGACTGAAGGCGTGGGCTTGAAAGGCAGACAGGTGGTTGTAGCAACCGGGAACGCCGGGAAGGTTCGCGAGATCGAACAGGCGCTGGCCGGCCTGGACTGGCGGCTCACTGGGCTGGGGTCTGTGACGTTGCCTGAGGAAACCGGCGCTACCTACGAGGAAAACGCTGCACTGAAGGCCTGCGCCGCCGCAGTGGCGTGCGGACTTCCGGCCCTGGCTGACGATTCCGGCCTGGAGGTTGAGGCTCTTGATGGTCAGCCAGGGGTCTACAGCGCCCGCTTCGGCAACCGGCCCAATGACCGGGAACGCAATCTGTACCTGCTGGAAAAGCTGCGGGGCGAAACCAACCGCCGGGCCAAATTTGTGTCGGTGGTGATTCTGGCCTATCCGGACGGACATCTGGAGACCTACCGCGGCGAAATGACCGGGCAGCTGCTCGAGGGGCCCCGCGGTGAGAACGGCTTTGGCTACGATCCGCTGTTTGTCCCAGACGGCGAGACACGCAGCCTGGCGGAGATGACGGTTGAGGAAAAACGTGCCATCAGCCACCGGGGCCGGGCGCTCGCAGCGTTGCAGGCCGCGCATAAGGACGGCCTGCCTCCCCGTCAGGTCAGCGTGATCGACTAA
- a CDS encoding D-alanyl-D-alanine carboxypeptidase/D-alanyl-D-alanine-endopeptidase, which yields MRHTLALVLLVGGLSAAVAPPHAPADVTLRADEETKQEPALSAGVRLALKDVPQDVSVGVLVRDAGSGQVLEALRDRESFIPASTVKLITASSVLAERGGAQGYWSTDLTIPAVQVGRSHAKTVTLRGSGDPTLSVRNGSYSLRSLARQAYARGLRKVGEVRVADGTLDVDSWQGVSLGVPMTGLRLADWHDDPPAASAEARSRLGAALIAELRQAGVRVVSDRVRQAARSRPYVPPTRLDDQGRALPPDPQVPVSRRPEQGIASVRSASVAGVLARTLRPSDNLRAEELLATLAVRPQGTGTLQDALARERAMLRRTGADLSGVVLADGSGLSRKNRLTPRALAQLLKVMHDLPYPNRAGLRQLQLLPQRGLPERLYRSRQNVFVEALPQAGTGENVPGHDGRGGTLALRLQDEGLDVRAKTGTLPGVSALAGYVTARSGRILVFVVLMNGPESSPILTLRDAQDRLVQALAAAY from the coding sequence ATGCGTCATACCCTGGCTCTGGTTCTGCTGGTCGGCGGCCTCAGCGCTGCTGTGGCACCTCCACATGCTCCGGCCGATGTGACCCTGCGCGCAGATGAGGAGACAAAGCAGGAACCGGCGCTGAGTGCCGGTGTGCGGTTGGCCTTGAAGGATGTGCCGCAGGACGTAAGTGTGGGTGTGCTCGTGCGTGACGCCGGGAGCGGCCAGGTCCTGGAAGCTCTCCGTGACCGTGAGTCTTTTATTCCGGCCAGCACCGTCAAACTCATCACGGCTTCGTCGGTATTGGCCGAACGGGGCGGGGCACAGGGCTACTGGAGCACCGACCTGACCATTCCTGCCGTTCAGGTCGGACGCAGCCATGCAAAGACCGTCACGCTGCGGGGAAGCGGCGACCCCACCCTGAGCGTCCGCAACGGTTCCTACAGCCTGCGCTCCCTGGCGAGGCAGGCTTATGCCCGCGGATTACGGAAAGTGGGGGAGGTCCGTGTGGCCGATGGAACCCTGGACGTTGATAGCTGGCAAGGCGTTTCTCTTGGCGTGCCCATGACCGGGCTGCGTCTGGCCGACTGGCATGACGATCCTCCTGCGGCATCCGCCGAGGCGCGGTCCCGGCTGGGCGCCGCGCTGATTGCCGAGCTGCGGCAGGCTGGGGTGCGGGTCGTCTCCGACCGGGTTCGTCAGGCAGCCCGCTCCCGTCCCTATGTGCCGCCCACGCGCCTGGATGACCAGGGCCGCGCCCTGCCGCCTGACCCGCAGGTACCGGTCTCCCGCCGCCCCGAGCAGGGCATTGCCAGTGTGCGCAGCGCTTCAGTAGCAGGCGTGCTGGCCCGCACCCTGCGTCCCAGCGACAACCTGCGGGCCGAGGAACTGCTCGCGACGCTGGCGGTCCGGCCCCAGGGCACCGGAACGCTGCAGGATGCCCTGGCCCGTGAGCGGGCGATGCTGCGCCGGACAGGCGCCGACCTGAGCGGCGTGGTGCTGGCCGACGGCAGCGGCCTGAGCCGCAAGAACCGCCTGACTCCCCGCGCACTGGCCCAGTTGCTGAAGGTCATGCATGACCTGCCGTATCCAAACCGGGCTGGCCTCAGGCAGCTCCAGCTTCTTCCTCAGCGCGGCCTGCCTGAACGCCTGTACCGTAGCCGACAAAACGTGTTTGTCGAGGCTCTTCCCCAGGCCGGTACCGGAGAGAACGTTCCAGGACATGACGGGCGGGGCGGCACCCTGGCCCTGCGGCTGCAGGATGAGGGCCTTGACGTGCGTGCCAAGACGGGAACCCTTCCTGGCGTGAGTGCTCTGGCAGGATACGTCACGGCCCGCAGTGGCCGGATCCTGGTGTTTGTGGTGCTGATGAACGGGCCGGAGTCGTCCCCTATCCTGACCCTGCGTGACGCTCAGGACCGTCTTGTGCAGGCGCTGGCTGCCGCTTACTGA
- a CDS encoding 4Fe-4S dicluster domain-containing protein, producing the protein MLRGFLDQLGEADNLLPRFTAPRCLLERQSVGGCDACHTTCPHQAVNLGPLGASIQIDPDLCTGCGLCVQVCPTGALEYGLQPALQSVHDQRAGAPEARGTGEAGATLACSPSEAGGPTLPCLGRVTPALVAAAGAWDTPLTLIHGDCAACPVGAADVPERVARVVDEAQQLRAATGRPAQVTVRRATDEDRSRTHGISRRGAFKALLRSGQQQLAQALPDQPLPFVDWSVPEERTPQEWKWRSRALSPAPPETAGVHWPAPLVDEKCIDCPVCANVCPTEAITRDLQPDGGVRLLLDLSACTGCMACLHSCPPGAIYAQDEWLPAAFRAPILLRESDRVM; encoded by the coding sequence ATGTTACGGGGTTTTCTGGACCAGCTGGGCGAGGCAGACAATCTGTTGCCGCGTTTTACAGCGCCGCGGTGTCTGCTGGAAAGGCAGTCGGTGGGGGGCTGTGACGCGTGCCATACCACCTGTCCCCATCAGGCGGTGAATCTGGGGCCTCTGGGGGCAAGCATTCAGATTGACCCCGACCTGTGTACCGGGTGCGGCCTGTGCGTGCAGGTCTGTCCGACTGGAGCGCTGGAATACGGCCTACAGCCGGCATTGCAGAGTGTGCATGACCAGCGTGCGGGTGCCCCGGAAGCCCGGGGTACCGGGGAGGCTGGAGCCACCCTGGCCTGTTCGCCCAGCGAGGCTGGAGGACCAACCCTGCCGTGTCTGGGAAGGGTGACGCCGGCGCTGGTGGCCGCTGCGGGCGCCTGGGACACGCCCCTGACCCTGATCCACGGAGACTGTGCTGCCTGCCCGGTGGGCGCAGCGGACGTGCCTGAGCGTGTGGCGCGTGTCGTTGACGAGGCTCAGCAGCTGCGGGCCGCGACGGGCCGTCCGGCTCAGGTCACGGTGCGCCGCGCGACGGACGAGGACCGCAGCCGCACGCACGGCATCAGCCGCCGCGGCGCCTTCAAGGCTCTACTGAGGTCGGGTCAGCAGCAACTCGCGCAGGCCCTGCCGGATCAGCCCTTGCCGTTTGTGGACTGGAGCGTGCCCGAAGAGCGCACCCCCCAGGAATGGAAATGGCGCTCGCGGGCCCTCTCGCCTGCTCCCCCCGAAACGGCCGGGGTGCACTGGCCTGCGCCTCTGGTAGACGAGAAGTGTATCGACTGCCCGGTGTGCGCCAATGTCTGCCCAACCGAAGCAATCACGCGTGACCTGCAGCCGGACGGCGGCGTGCGTCTGCTGCTGGATCTGAGTGCCTGCACCGGCTGCATGGCCTGCCTGCATTCCTGTCCCCCAGGCGCGATCTACGCGCAGGACGAGTGGCTGCCAGCGGCGTTCCGTGCGCCGATCCTGCTGCGTGAAAGTGACCGCGTGATGTAG
- a CDS encoding YbaN family protein encodes MTPSASSSELPGPGHVPRVRPLWVMLGFVLSSLGFVGLLVPGFPGTVWFVLAAAAFAKGDPRWEAWLLSRPVVGGLISDYRAGRGMPLRAKWIACSCIVLAVVFTMTRLPGLSAQLLWGLVGLAGVGFITLRVPTRR; translated from the coding sequence GTGACGCCTTCTGCCTCCTCGTCTGAGCTGCCAGGTCCAGGACACGTGCCGAGGGTCCGCCCGCTGTGGGTGATGCTGGGATTCGTGCTGAGCAGCCTGGGTTTCGTGGGGCTGCTGGTGCCTGGATTTCCGGGCACGGTGTGGTTCGTGCTGGCTGCTGCAGCCTTTGCCAAGGGTGATCCGCGCTGGGAGGCCTGGCTGCTGTCCCGGCCGGTGGTGGGGGGGCTGATCAGCGATTACCGTGCCGGGCGCGGCATGCCGCTGCGTGCAAAATGGATCGCCTGTAGCTGTATCGTGCTGGCCGTGGTATTCACCATGACCCGCCTGCCGGGGCTGAGCGCACAACTCCTCTGGGGGCTGGTAGGACTTGCAGGCGTAGGGTTTATTACGCTGCGTGTGCCTACCCGCCGGTAA
- the rraA gene encoding ribonuclease E activity regulator RraA: protein MSAELVPAVMPTSDLSDAFPEAVVLPPVFNDYGGQIRFSGTVQTLRVHENNPLVRQTLETSGEGRVLVVDGGGSLNCALLGGQLGQLAVDHGWAGVVIHGCVRDVAELRGLPAGIRALAAHPRRSGKVPLGEVGVPIEFAGVRVHPGMTLHADEDGIVLVP, encoded by the coding sequence ATGAGCGCTGAACTTGTCCCTGCGGTGATGCCTACCAGTGATCTGAGTGACGCCTTTCCGGAGGCCGTGGTGCTGCCACCGGTCTTCAATGATTACGGAGGACAGATCCGTTTCAGTGGAACAGTACAGACACTGAGGGTCCACGAAAACAATCCCCTGGTTCGCCAGACGCTGGAAACCTCTGGAGAGGGCCGGGTGCTGGTGGTCGATGGCGGCGGCAGTCTGAACTGCGCTCTGCTGGGCGGCCAGCTGGGGCAACTGGCTGTCGATCACGGCTGGGCAGGTGTGGTCATCCACGGCTGCGTGCGCGATGTGGCCGAGTTACGCGGGCTTCCGGCAGGAATCCGGGCGCTGGCTGCTCACCCCCGCAGAAGTGGCAAGGTGCCCCTGGGAGAGGTGGGGGTGCCCATTGAATTCGCGGGCGTCAGGGTGCATCCAGGGATGACTTTGCACGCCGATGAGGACGGCATTGTTCTTGTGCCGTGA
- a CDS encoding four-helix bundle copper-binding protein, protein MLRECIRLDRDCADVCALTAQLMMRGSDLYAHAARLCAEACARCAQECAQHVQHDHCLVCAEACRACEAACRAVAA, encoded by the coding sequence ATGCTGCGCGAATGTATCCGTCTGGACCGTGATTGTGCGGATGTCTGCGCCCTGACAGCCCAGCTGATGATGCGCGGCAGCGACCTGTACGCTCACGCCGCGCGGCTCTGTGCCGAAGCCTGCGCCCGCTGCGCCCAGGAATGCGCGCAGCATGTCCAACACGATCATTGTCTGGTCTGCGCCGAAGCCTGCCGGGCCTGTGAGGCTGCCTGTCGCGCGGTCGCGGCCTGA